The Quercus robur chromosome 7, dhQueRobu3.1, whole genome shotgun sequence genome has a segment encoding these proteins:
- the LOC126692853 gene encoding dirigent protein 22-like: MAKIFPSTLLISFAIFFFSTYIKAETPVFSRNLSPSSLGLKREKLSHLHFYFHDILSGPKPNAVRVAQAAMTNTSSTSFGAVSVIDDALTMLPDNSSKVVGRAQGIYASASQSEVGLLMVLNFAFIEGEYNGSTLSVLGRNTILSTVRELPIVGGSGVFRFARGYAHAKTYTFDTKTGDAVVEYNVYALHY, translated from the coding sequence ATGGCCAAAATTTTCCCTTCCACTTTACTCATATCctttgctattttcttcttctcaaccTACATCAAAGCAGAAACACCCGTTTTCTCTCGAAATTTATCTCCTTCATCACTAGGACTTAAGAGAGAAAAGCTAAGCCACCTCCACTTCTACTTCCATGACATTCTTAGTGGCCCCAAACCTAATGCAGTACGAGTTGCCCAGGCTGCCATGACAAACACATCCTCAACGTCCTTTGGAGCCGTGTCGGTGATCGATGACGCGTTGACTATGCTGCCGGATAATAGCTCGAAAGTGGTAGGAAGAGCACAAGGTATTTATGCCTCAGCATCGCAGAGTGAAGTCGGGTTGTTAATGGTGTTGAACTTTGCTTTCATAGAAGGAGAGTATAACGGTAGCACTCTTAGCGTGTTAGGTAGAAACACTATCTTGTCCACCGTCAGGGAGTTGCCAATCGTTGGTGGGAGTGGTGTTTTCCGGTTTGCACGTGGGTATGCTCACGCCAAAACTTACACCTTTGATACAAAAACTGGGGATGCTGTTGTGGAGTATAATGTCTATGCCTTACATTATTGA